The sequence TCTGCTATTCTCATTTTCTTGATCAAAATATATTTCTCCGTACCCGTTTACATCAACTCTTGCAAAATACCCGTTTGTATCCCGATATTGAATTCCGATACTATAGCTATATTCCGGAGCAAAAATACTTTTATTACCGCTATAATCACCATTTGCATCTTTATAATCATCAAAGGTAACATTTGTATATCCGTAAGCACCAAAGAGTTCTATCGTATCGGTTAATTTTCCATGTAGTTCTATTTCAAAACCTTTTGAAGTTGCTTTCGCTGCATTATCTATATATGTACCACCAGCATCAGGATGAATTTTTACTTGCATATCATCTATTTTCATATAAAAAATCGCAGCGTTTACAATAAGTCTATTATCAAAAAATGAATTTTTAGCTCCTATCTCATAGTTCCATAAAGTTTCTTCATCATATTGTGGTGAATAACCACTTGGCGCATAAGCCCAAAAACCTCCTGAACGGTACCCTTTTGATATGGTTGTATAATACATACTTTCTTGATTATGTTGATATTTTAAAGAGACTTTTGGAGAAATTTCATTATTGGATAATTCTAGTTTTGTATTTGTTGTTTTATCTTCGTACTCCTTATTATCTTTATCGTATCTAACACCCGAAATAAAAGAGAATTTATCATTGATCGCATAATCCGTATGGATAAAAACTCCTACAGAGTCACTTTCTTCTGTTGTCCTAACAGGGGATACAAAAGTAGGATAGATATAACTTGATGAATTTTCATCTTCCTCTTTATCGGTATAAACTCCTGCTACCCATTTAAAAGAATCACTACTATTACTGAGTCTAAGCTCTTGTGAATACTTATCATGTTCTTCCTGATGATTAAGATCATAATTTTTGCGAGGTCGTAAAGCATCTGTTTTTATATTTCGATAGGTTGTAATAGATTCTAAAAGATAATCATTTATATCATAGGATACTTTGAGGGCATGAGATGTTGTAATAGACTCATCATAACCTAGCACATCTGTACTTATAC is a genomic window of uncultured Desulfobacter sp. containing:
- a CDS encoding TonB-dependent receptor, whose product is MKKTEKGLKKLKRKIALSVVASLIFSQNIYADETPQELDSITVTAQKTEENIQEVPISMTVFDEVTLEDRKIESIKDIAPYTSNFVLLDKGSGYSAPSIRGISNTITTLSSNNMSVIVDGIPVSNSNGFNETLMDIERVEVLKGPQGTLYGKEAQAGVINVITKKPDNEFRGKIGAEFGSDNKRQYTLSASGPIVEDKLFIGLSAKHYEKDGFIKNTLLGEYNDKENNYGKAHLRYTPSDNLEMSLISSKLKYDNKGRDFVAANVSTGDRSISTDVLGYDESITTSHALKVSYDINDYLLESITTYRNIKTDALRPRKNYDLNHQEEHDKYSQELRLSNSSDSFKWVAGVYTDKEEDENSSSYIYPTFVSPVRTTEESDSVGVFIHTDYAINDKFSFISGVRYDKDNKEYEDKTTNTKLELSNNEISPKVSLKYQHNQESMYYTTISKGYRSGGFWAYAPSGYSPQYDEETLWNYEIGAKNSFFDNRLIVNAAIFYMKIDDMQVKIHPDAGGTYIDNAAKATSKGFEIELHGKLTDTIELFGAYGYTNVTFDDYKDANGDYSGNKSIFAPEYSYSIGIQYRDTNGYFARVDVNGYGEIYFDQENENSRDAYHLVNAKIGYETEHYDIYLYGKNIFDKEYNSVGMFGGGGIIYSPPREIGVQLTYRF